One stretch of Glandiceps talaboti chromosome 7, keGlaTala1.1, whole genome shotgun sequence DNA includes these proteins:
- the LOC144437120 gene encoding apolipoprotein R-like isoform X1, producing MRFIGRVLTLAVVYLYLDQVKAGHCENDRGVPNNGQRIFVYEVYTCNEGYTLSGPGNLTYSNGTWSGDIPTCEENNCSSPGLAPVNGQKSDSLTFYKHGSSVEFSCNSGYELYGPSILTCMAGKWNDDVPKCVAREIPTTTKKTEQSKPDTGSITSKYSLWLISMMVLSAVIFY from the exons ATGAG GTTTATAGGACGAGTATTGACCTTGGCAGTGGTGTATTTGTACTTGGACCAAGTTAAAG CAGGGCACTGTGAGAATGACAGAGGAGTTCCTAATAATGGTCAGAGAATTTTTGTTTACGAAGTCTATACGTGTAATGAAGGCTACACGCTCAGTGGACCTGGTAATCTGACATATTCCAATGGAACCTGGAGCGGGGACATACCAACATGTGAAG AAAATAACTGCTCTAGCCCCGGACTGGCACCAGTGAATGGCCAAAAATCAGATTCACTTACGTTTTATAAACATGGGTCGTCTGTGGAATTCAGTTGTAATTCTGGCTACGAGTTATATGGGCCTAGTATCCTGACATGTATGGCTGGAAAATGGAACGACGACGTACCTAAATGCGTAGCTAGAG aaattcCGACAACAACGAAAAAAACAGAACAATCAAAGCCAG ACACTGGCTCCATCACTTCCAAATACTCTCTTTGGTTAATCTCCATGATGGTGTTATCTGCTGTGATATTCTATTGA
- the LOC144437120 gene encoding apolipoprotein R-like isoform X2, with amino-acid sequence MRFIGRVLTLAVVYLYLDQVKGHCENDRGVPNNGQRIFVYEVYTCNEGYTLSGPGNLTYSNGTWSGDIPTCEENNCSSPGLAPVNGQKSDSLTFYKHGSSVEFSCNSGYELYGPSILTCMAGKWNDDVPKCVAREIPTTTKKTEQSKPDTGSITSKYSLWLISMMVLSAVIFY; translated from the exons ATGAG GTTTATAGGACGAGTATTGACCTTGGCAGTGGTGTATTTGTACTTGGACCAAGTTAAAG GGCACTGTGAGAATGACAGAGGAGTTCCTAATAATGGTCAGAGAATTTTTGTTTACGAAGTCTATACGTGTAATGAAGGCTACACGCTCAGTGGACCTGGTAATCTGACATATTCCAATGGAACCTGGAGCGGGGACATACCAACATGTGAAG AAAATAACTGCTCTAGCCCCGGACTGGCACCAGTGAATGGCCAAAAATCAGATTCACTTACGTTTTATAAACATGGGTCGTCTGTGGAATTCAGTTGTAATTCTGGCTACGAGTTATATGGGCCTAGTATCCTGACATGTATGGCTGGAAAATGGAACGACGACGTACCTAAATGCGTAGCTAGAG aaattcCGACAACAACGAAAAAAACAGAACAATCAAAGCCAG ACACTGGCTCCATCACTTCCAAATACTCTCTTTGGTTAATCTCCATGATGGTGTTATCTGCTGTGATATTCTATTGA